Within the Takifugu flavidus isolate HTHZ2018 chromosome 20, ASM371156v2, whole genome shotgun sequence genome, the region TTGaacatataaatatattcatattcatattaAAATATTGAGTTGTTCATTTTTATATGAATAGCATTCCATTTGTGTATTTGATGCGCAGCTAAATCAGACTGCACTCCTCGCTAGATTGGCATGAAAAAACTATGCAGCCAGACTTTTTGTAGTCTGTGCAGGGGCAACCTGGACCAACCTTCCTTCCTACAAGGAAGCTTGCTTGAGCTGGTGAAAAGGAAGGACAGGTAATGGCTAACTTGAGAGGTGGAAATTCATCCAATAACTTTGATTCTGGACCAGAGCATCGTGGTGACCCTGCAATGCGATGGAACCAAGAAAAAGATCAATACCATGGTTTTACGGGCATTGAGTTAGAAACATGGTACTGGTTTTGGAGAATACTTCAGATAAATCCCAGTATTGCTGGAAACGCCTACGGAAACTCAAAGGCCAAATAGAAttgttgtatgtgtgtgtgtgtgtgtgaaccagaaATGGCTCGATCTGTTCAATGTTTCCACCTGGGAAAGTCAGAACTGATGGAGAAGATGGATAAGTAACGGTGTGTAAAACTGCTCGGTTTAATGACGACTTTAAAAGATGTCTGGGGTGAAAGTGGAACAACGTAGAAGCACTTAGAAAATGTTCACAGGCTCCCAAGTCCATCAGCACTGGACACCTGTAGGTGACAGCACGGAGAGACAGACTGCAAGTAGTTACTCTTCTCTTCTAGTGTGGAACTGAGACCACTGACTGAGGCCTCTCTCCCTCCTAGAGATGAAGTACACAtttggttacacacacacacacacacaccagccacagaATAGACAACAGCTGTGGGTCAAATGATCAGACATCAAACATTACAAATTCAACACTAATGTATTTGTTGAAATGGCAAAATAATCAATGAACGCACTTTTGGTGAGGCAGTGTCTGCTGTGAATATACTTTCCTGGCAGCCATACCATCCAAAGAATTCACACTCAACATGTCAGGTACTTTACTGAACAGTCAAATGACAAAGAGTTGGATGCCATGGTTACGCATCAAGCTGACAATGCTGCACTCTGCGTATTGACTGTCAAGGGAGCTCTGAAATCCTAATACTGTACTTCACTATGTTATGAGAGAACCAGggttacatttttatttattccgcTCTAAAATTAAtcaacaaagaaaaatgcaaagtcCTCGCACCCTCCTGGCCTGCTTCAACAGCCAGTGACTGGAAAATGTGTGTCAACCTACATCAGACTCATCCTGCCAGTGATCAGACTGATCTTAGATCTGTCCAGACCTCGCTCTATGGTCCAACTTCTACCGCCATGGAAGACTCTATCAATTAGGTTTCTGAAAGAAATCCTCTACAATATGCAGTTGACGTGGGGGGACAAAGACAGGTGAGGATGTATCCGGTGGAAGTGGGCTGTAGGGGATTTGTGACGAGGTCCACCACAAGACTCCTCGAGGAGGTGGGCGTTAGCGGGAAATGTCATCAAAGATCTTTCCACCATGACTAAAAGTAGCAGATGTATGGGCTGCTAAATTACCTTTTCCCACCATGCGACAAACAACATGATTTAATGTGGGTCTAGTGGTCCCCATCTAGTGGTGGGTCAGCTGAGTGTAATGGAACCTGCGGAAGCAACCACTGATGATCGGTTGCTCTCTCACCATAACTCCTCTTCAGAATGtctcagacacacaaaaaaaatagaaatcatGTTATTTTGACCAGGAAAAAACATCTTCAAGATTTGACCAAATATGATTTGTTGCTCTTGAACATGTCTATGCATTGgatagagggaggagggagagcagaacATATATGAAGGCCAGAACTTGGACACACACAAGATGTGAAAAGAGGTGGATTGCAGGCCTATAGGAATGAATGGAAAGGGCTTCAGCATGCTTTAACCCCATAGAAAAATCTTTGGCAAGCTCAGACAACTTGGTCAGCCTTTATCCCCACTGCCCCAAGCCTATCATCGCACAAAACTAAACAGGTCTACAGATCAAAGGATCATAAAGCTTAAACATTTCAAAGAAGTTTTGATTGAAAGTGGGATTTTATTAAAACAGTTATATTGGGCTACAGCTACCCTCTATAGTACTAGTATCGATTAACTTCTGTCACAATCTAAAACTATAGAAATACAAAATACAAGGTAAGatactgaaaacaaaacacacttgATTCTGTCAGTATGCACTAAAGATGTGTAGCAGAATGTACGTGACAGTGACATTTAAAAGTGTTCTATCCTGCACATAATAGCATGGCCTCCCTGCAGTTTAGcagtatatatattatatatagtatatattgTTGGTGCAGCGCcatgcattgtgtgtgtgtgggggggactaAATGAAATGACTTCCACTGTGTCTGAAACCATCATCACATATATTGAGTGAGGATCGCTACACTCTAAGCAAGAAATaaatcccatcatcctttgcagtCACACCAGAGAAGACATGTCACTAACAATGACTAAATGGAATAATGACATAATGTACACCAACAAATGACCAGTACTATAGAAATTGtacaaaaaccccaaaaataTTCAACCAGCTCTGAGGTCAATCTGGTAcatgttttcagtttttaagCACCACAGCTGCGTTCAAAATCAGAATTTCAGCGTATCGGTGAGTGCACTAAGCAGTTCACTGAAGCCATCTcctagtgagtagtgaatagggaataAGTGTGTGATTTTGGATGCACCCTTTGTTTAATTTGAGAGAAAAGTATGTTGACTAACAATGTCTTAAACAGTGTGTATCCCGATTCAGTTTAGACACGGTTGTCGAAGTAAATTTACAATGAGCCaacaagcagcagctctgcagacctTCAACAGCGAACTTATCAAGGGTAAGCAACCTCTTTATCTCTGTAGGTGGCGTTTAGTGTTAATTTAATCAATTTAAGTTTATTTCAGTGAGAGCAGTGATCCCCATAATGATGGTGATTAACTGCAGGTAGTAGTTTGGTGGTGTTGTTTctacaataaaacaaaatggcttGTATGATTTCCATACGGTCATATGCAGCAGCCAGGTTTTGCCTATACCTATTAGGGACCAAGCACTGAATTCAGGGCAAGAACCCATCCCAAGACCAACAAAAAAGTCTGAGGAAAAGCCAAATGACACAAGAAGTCCACCATTTAGAATCCAAAATGCCATTTTGACCAGCATTTTGTCATTTAGGGCCTTGAGTGTAATCCTAGAACTATTGGATTGTCTTCATGTTTGAACTGTACAATTTAGACATCGACAATTCATTTTCATTGTCATTTTATGAAGTTTAATTTTATGAATTTTAATGAAGTTAATAGGCTTATGTAATTCAAACATTCATTTCAAATTTTGCTTCCAAAGTTTAAAGCCAAGGTTTATCACAACTCTGACAAGGATGAGGTGtgtcttccaaagatcaaagctaaTGGCCAGTTATCATAAAGCGACACACTATGTTATGTAACTTCACCAAAATACTGACCGGAACACACGTATATTTCAAACTTAATTTCAAATGGGTTTTTGCTCACAACCCTGACATTTACATGAATGAACTGCTTACATTCTAATTATTATTCTCACCCTAAGTAAAATCGACTTTTCGGGGCCTAAACATGCTCAAAAACTCGTAAAATGAGAACAAATGCAACCACAAAATGACGCAAGAGAAAAATATTGCAATCAGAAATTAGGCAGGAGCCAAAATTTACAAACCCTCAAAAAGaatgtgaaagaaaaatgttacaaatacaaaaacacacaaagcccTAAAACCACTGCAAGAGGTGAATTTGCCAAATTGACCACAAAGGAAGTGCATGTTAATTAATGAGAGATAAATATTAAATTTATATAAGGTATCCATGCCGCTCTTCTATAATGTAAAAGACTGCAGCCAAGTATTTAAAAGACAATCAGAACAATTCTTTGTTTAACATCTGCAGACTGTATTGATACACTTGGGTATATCAATCTAACAGCTATTGAGATGTAAAATTAACATTTGTTATTGAACTCAATCTTAAAATTTGCTTGAAAGTAGATTATTGAAACAAAGTTCATTCCTAATTCCTAcagataaataaacaaataaaaaagactgACCTTTTTTTGTCTCCTTCAGTCCTTGACGACTTGCACTCCAAGAGGGAAGGTCTGAACCGTAACATCAGgcaagatgaagaggagaaggagcggCTGCAACAAGACAGTCAGGTCCTCTCTGACAAGTTGAGGAGAGTCAGTGAGAATTTGTCCCAAAGACTTGCAGCCCGAGCTGCCTTTGACCGCACCATTGCTGAAACAGAGGCTGCATACAACACGGTGTGTTTCTGCCTGACCCCCATGACTGTTTGTCTTCTATTCACTGTGCCTCAGTGTTTGGCAAAACATATTTGAGTCACTTGCCATTTGAAATTCAGCATAAGTTCACTGTAATATTGTCAACTTGTCAAACATTACTACTGAATCAGTCAGAGATTTCCTGTGAGAGGGACGTTCAATCCAAGGTTATAGTAGGTGGTTGCATCAGCTATTATTTTGTTGGCTTATAATACAGCATATTGCACATATACATATACTCCAAACAATTCTTTGAGTAAAATTCTTAGTCAGTtgatgaaactttttttttcaattgcAGAATTCCATACATTATTAGCATCACTTGTGTTGTATTAAATGCTTGCAGCATATGAATTGTGACCTTTTGTCCCTGTGCAGATACTAGAGAGGGCCCAGTCTCTACTTTGTGTCCTTAAGAAGGAGACTGACAACCTGAGTAGAGCCACAGAACCTCGGAGAAATCTGCATTGATGACAACAATAACTCCTTAATGCACCTGGAATGGATTAAATTAGATTCTGCATTATGGTTAATGTATTTTGAGTAATAAATGATTAATTcaatttggttttgtttttctaagcTCTGATTTCACTTGTCATTTGGTTTGTTCTGCTTGACTGAGATGCATCAGCTGCCCAAAAGCAAGCAGCTTTGagggatgatttttttttttcacatttacatttgaaGGAAAATCCCAGTGAACAGACATCACGACAAATCATGACAAGTTTTAACATCTGTTAATGTTAAAATTACATTTGATGAAACAAATGGAGGAATATTCGTGCCAAAAGTTAGGCCTCCACACCAGGCAGAGACTACAGAAATACAGCGAGATGACGTAGATGTAGAGACCGttaactctaaaaaaaaaagtattattGGTGTTTTCTATTTAACAAACTATGTTTTACATTTGCAAAAGACCTTACAAATGCGCAAAACACATGCAGTCATGGCCTGTCAGACATTTATTATCCTTTATTCCCAACACCCCAAGCCTAACATCATGCAAAAATTAACAAATTTAAGAGCAAAGCCCTTAAGTTTAAGAGCAAGCTTTGAAATTTTATATTTCAATGGTCAAAGGTGAACGAAGCTTTGATTGAAAGCAGCATTATACTAAAACTGTCCTCCTGGTATTAAATAACTTCAACCAGTCACTAACTGtagaaaataatacaaaatacAAGGTAAGATAATAAAAGATACTTATTTCTGTTTACCTCTGCAATAAAATGCAAGGCGCAGTATTCCCTAGGGTGTCATAGAATGAATCAAAGTTAATTTAACATCTAAAAAGGTGTTCCTTCCTCTCCTGAACTGTAGGGAAGAAGGGTCAACAGTCATGATATTATGTATGTGACAGGtgcaaaataacccaaaaagttaatgattttaatgaaattctcAGAAAACAACAGTGGTACTAGTTAAGTTGTACAGTTATTTTTCAGTTAAAAACCTCTAGTAAAAGAATTAAAGTCTATAATCTGCTGCCTCAACCAGCAATCATTTCGCCAAGTAAATGGAGCATTAGTATTGGGCGTAACCCTAaatttgacaaaaataaaacaaaactgttttttaaacATCCAGTGTCCCAAATCAGTCAAGAAAGGAATTCACCATGACCCACcaagctgcagctcttcagaacTACAACGACGAAATCATTAAGGGTACCAAACCTCTTTTTCTTTACTGATAACTAAATTAAACAGAAAGCATTTAGTGACAATTTAATTAAGTTGGCTTTAGTGAGATTATTGATCTCCACAACGACGGTGGTTAACTGTTGGTAGTAGTTAACGTTGTCTCCTTCAGTCCTCGATGACTTGTACTCCAGGAGGGAAGATCTCAACCGTCACATCAGGCAAGATGAAGAGGACGAGCGCCTGCAACAAGACAGTCAGGTCCTCTCTGGCAAGATGAGAAGAACCAATGAGAGCATGTCTCAAAAACTTGCAGCCCGAGCTGCAATTGACCGCACCATTGCTGAAACAGAGGCTGCATACGATATGGTGTGTTCCTGTCTGACGCCCATGACTGTATGTGCAAAAGACTTTTCACTGTTCACTATAGGAACGTTCAGTTTAAAGTTATAAACTGGTAGTTGCATCAGCTTATATGTTGTTGGCTTATAACACAGCATATTGGACGTATACAGCAGTTGTAATGTGGATCACAGTAATTTTACAACTACTCCAAACTATTCTTAGAATTAAAAAGTCTTTGCTGatgttactttttttttcaattacaTCTGCAACTTTCCACACATTACTTCATTACTTGTGTTGTATTAAATGCTTGCAGCATATGAATTGTGACCTTTTGTCCCTCTGCAGATCCTACAAAGGTCCCAGTCTCTACTTTGTGTCGTTAAGAAGGAGGTTGACAGCCTGAGTAGAGCCACAAAACTGGAGAAACCTGCATCGATGACAACAATAACTCCTTAATGCATCTGAAACAGATGCATTTGGATTTTGTGTTGATTCATCTATTTTGagtaataaatgttttattcaatttgattttctttctttcagctCTGATTTCACTTGTTTTTCGGTTTGTTCTGCATGACTTAGATGAGCTGGCCATAAACAAACAGCTTTgagggatcttttttttttttcatatttacatttaaaggaaAATCACAGTGAACAGACATCACTGTCCCAACAAATTTTAACATCTGCAGGTGTTTGATTGACAGTTTATCAATTTTTATTATACAGTTTTTTAAGTCTCTCATATATCTCCACAACTCCATATGTGAGTGTCTGCTCTTCGGTTCTCATGCTAAGGTGAGAAATTCCAGTCACTCTGCCACCCCCCTCTTCCACACTCACCTGATTTGTAGCTACCACTTTCACCTGTTGCTCTTTCTTAGGCTGTATTTTAGCCACTGCAGTGCATTCAtgctttgccagattgttatcATTTCATGCCTGACTCTCCAACCAATTTCTTCATTTGGATTTACTGGTAttgaccctgcctgccttggattttccttctttgtctcCACCCTGGTAAACCCGACAACCTTCTGTCACTGATTAAGAGTTTAGCCTTTGTATTTATTTGAACCTATGTCCTCCTGTGGCTGTGCAGTGTTTTCTGCCTTCCACGGAGTTCCATGATTTCTTTTGTACTGTTTTCCGCAAGTAATCAGTAAAGCTTTTTATTAAAACTGTCCAGAACTGCTGTGCTCTGAGCAGATCCTACCACACCTGTGTCGCTACAATTTAGCCAAGAATGGATCAGCACAAGGCCCCTCGCCACTGGTTCACCTCTAGAGGATTGaggtggttctgcagcagcatgagACTATGCCCACCACATTCGCTGCATCGGTAAGACTCCAGCTCCCCAGAGCCATGTGCATTCACCCTACCTTTCACGTGTTGAAGATCAAGCCTGTCCAAGTGAGTCCACTGCTGCGAGTCCTGCCGTGCtgccccttcctccccctcagaTGATCGATAGCGGTCCTTTATATGCTGTGAAGCAGCTTCTCCACTCTCGCCATTGAGGACAAGGAATGCAGCATCTGGTAGACTGGAAGGGATATGGTCCGGAGGACCGCTATTGGGTCCCGGTTTGGTTCATCATGTGCTGGTAAGGGACATGCCCCACCTGTATCCGGACCAGCCGGCTCTGCTTCTTTGCCAGTGGATAACAGCTCAGAGGGTGACGCACTGCCTGATTTGTTCTCATCGTCTGACTCTGTGGTGTCCTATTGTGTCTCGGAGTTCTAGTTTCTACTTTTGGTGGCTCCTTTAACCCACCCTGAACCTGCTTTTGGGACTTGGAGAAGTAATTACCTTGCCAGTAATGTGATTTACAAATATAAAATGGTTTTCAAATATAAAACTCCATTCACAAAActagacattttaaaaatgaaatgtgaatTATAAATCTACAAGTATGAAGTACAAAACAAATTCGTGCCAAAGGTTGGGCCTCCACTCCAGACAGTGGCCATGTCAACTGTACAGAAATGCAGCAAGAGAGAAGATATAGATGTAAGAAGAGTTTCAGTTGAACCAAGAAGCGCTGCCCATAAATATACCGTTAACGCTAATGAGCACACAACTCACTTATCTGCGGGAAGCTCATCTTGGTTCAACACCTGATCCTCTTTATACATCTCTCATCTCTGcttgaaaaagaaatcaaaagttGCATGATTTTGACATGAATCTTCTCTCTGTTATTTACTTGTCAACGGTTttcttgcatttatttatttatttattttttaaactataaGTGCTGTTTTATATTGGAAAACCATGTTTTATTTGGGGAAGAATGTGCAAAACACATGCAGTTTTGGCATGAATTTAACAATTAGGAAAAGGCTTGAGCAAGGTCAGGCAAATTTATTATCCTTTATTCCCAACACCCCAAGCCTAACGTCATGCAGAAATGAACAAATTTAAGAGCAAAAGACCAAAGAAGCTTTGAAATTTTGTATTTCAATGGTCAAAGGTGAAAGAAGCTTTGATTGAAAGCAGCATTATATTAAAACTGCCCTCATGGTATTGAATAACTTCAACCAGTCACTAACTGtagaaaataatacaaaatacAAGGTAAGATAATAAAAGATACTTATTTCTGCTTACCTCTGCAATAAAATGCAAGGCGCAGTATTCCCTAGGGTGTCATAGAATCAATCAAAGTTAATTTGACATCTAAAAAGGTGTTCCTTCCTCTCCTGAACTGTAGGGAAGAAGGGTCAACAGTCATGATATTCTCTAATAATTGCTGCTGCAGTGCTATgggattttgttatttttttcttttttttgttgccctTTACTTTGTTGCCTCTACCAAGGAGGGTGTGTGACAACCGGTGTTTGTCTAGGtgcaaaataacccaaaaagttaatgattttaatgaaattttcagaaAACAACAATGGTACTAGTTGTACGGTCATTTttaagttgaaaaaaaaaactctcagTAAATGAAGTTGGACTTGCAGTTTATAATCTGCTGCCTCAATCAGCAATCATTTCATCAAGTGTTACACGTGCCCTCCTTACTGTCTTCACTCACGCAACAGGTTTGAGTTACCTGAGTGGGAACTGCGGTATAAATGGAGAGAGGATGAGGCTTCTGTCGCTCGTTTTCTCCCGATGACAGCGGCTGAGGTAGCAGCTATGGGGGCCCCTCCGTCAAGGACCCTCCGCAGGCAATCTGAAGGAGACCGGCCTTTTGTTGCTTCAAGTTTGGGTTGGCGGCGTTTCTCCGTGTCCCTGCCCACTGCGTGGTTGGCCTGGTGACACCCCACCCTGTTTAGATTAGCTTCGTTTACCAGTCCCCCAGACctctttctgtttgtcttgATGTGTTGATGACTTGTCCGGGTTATTCCCGTGAGCCGATAAATGCTTTCTTTGGTGTCTGCATTTGCAATTGAggaattttcatttttcagtgttACTGGCCATAGAGGCTTGTCAGGCAGTTGGGGGCCTTGAGGACTGGAGCGCTGGTCATCCGCTGCATTCTTTAGTCCGTACAAATTTCACTTTTGGACTGAGCAGGTCCATTAATGGGGCACCTACTTCAGTAAAGTCCTTGCAGAATCCCCGGTAATAGCCAGCTAAACTGTGGAAACTAACCCACAAATCTTTTCAAACCTGGTCAGAAAAAGTAGGTTAGCACCTGGTCATATGTCTTATTTACACCAGGATGACCCGCAAGCCAATAATCGTGTGCAAACCCCTGTATTTCGGTGCGATATTTCGATGAAACCACAAtctaaaaaaatgttttttaaacagCCAGTGTCCCAGTTCACTTGAGGAAGGAATTCACCATGACCCACCAAGCTGCGGCTCTGCAGACCTACAACAACGAACTTATTAAGGGTACCaaacttctttttctttgctgaTAACAAAAATTGAACAGAAAGCATTTAGTGACAATTCAAATAAGGCTTTAGTGAGATCATTGATCTCTATATCGATGGTGGTTAACTGCAGCCAGTAGTTCACGTTGTCTCCTTCAGTCCTTGACGACTTGCACTCCAGAAGGGAAGACCTCAACCGTCACATCAGgcaagatgaagaggagaaagagcagcTGCAACATGACATCCAAGTCCTCACTGATAAGCTGAGCAGAGTCAGTGAGAATTTGTCACAAAGACTTGCAGCCCGAGCTGCGTTTGACCGCACCATTGCTGAAACAGAGGCTGCATACAATATGGTGTGTTTCTGCCACGATTATTGTGTGCAACAGCCTATATCTTGTTTTGGCTTTGCCTCAGTGCTTTAAGAAATATGTTTTAATTACTTTCATTTGAAAATGATCATTACTATAGGTGATATTGTCCTCTTACCTTTTTCAAAAGTTAACACCAAATCAGCCAGACAGATTTTTAGTTATGTGAAAGTTCAATTTAATGACATAAAACTGTTGTTGGAAATCCCTCCAGCTAATGCTTTGTTAGTTTATAATTGTAGAACTTTTACAACACAATCATGTACGGTATATGTGTAGCAGTTATTTTCTGGACTCTGAATATGTTGTTTTACAAGCAACTACTCCAAGCAGGTCTTTATTAAAGACAAATGAGTCGTTTTATCAGCCGATACAACCACTTTGACATTTATCAATTGCGCCTGCGGTGTTCCCCACGCTGTCAGCATTTCTTCATCTTATGTTGTCTTAAATGCCTTCAGTATATGTAAAATGGCCTTTGTTCATGTGCAGATACTGGAGAGTTCCCAGTCTCTACTTTGCCTCCTGAAGAAGGAGGCTGAAAACCTGAATAAAGCCACAGATCCTCGGAGAAAGGTGCATTGATGACAACAATAACTGCAACAAGCTTGTCACTGCCTCAAGAACAGCTGAACTGTAACTCCGAGTTATTGATAATGTATtttaagtaataaaaaaaatttctgattgattttcttttcccaACTGCAATTGTCTTTCTATTTGTTCTGAATGAGACCCATCAGCGTCAAACTGAGAGATGCAAATTCTTCAGTATTACACAACTCACAACAGTATAAAATTGGGTAGCTGTTTCAACAGCCTCAGCTAGCATGTTCTAACTGCACATTTCCACTGTTCCATCTCAtattttttaatagttttattatattttcaaaaaataCAGAACATACAGAACTGCTCAGacactaaaaacaacaaaagaaaaacacttaatCTCCAGCTGTAAAACAATATAGTACAGATAGTACAGTACAGAGTATACAAACATAACATGGCTAAAAGGTACCTGAGTCAGACTTGAGAGAGGCCACCACCCTTGACAAGAGGGAGCACTCTGCAGATATTACCCCAAGCAGAATTAACGGTAAGCAGAATTGAACCTCTCTGGGCCGTGCCATTTCATAAGCTACTAGGTAAACAGACTTGTGTGTTATTTTCTGCTTGCAACTTGAGCTATTTGGTTCATTGGTTTCCCTTTGACTACATCTAGATTCTAGATCTGGGAAATTGAGTATTGTTAATTGTGTAGTCAATGCAGAAGGATATTTAGCCAGTAATTGCTTCTCTGGGAGTTTTGAGTCTACATCCTGGAAGTTATTGAAATGCCCCAATCTCTACACAAAAGCATCATTTCAGCTCCACTGTTTGTGTTGGGAGTTTTTCctagtgttttccctctccccctccccttctgttccttgtctgtgttttccttGGCTgattccgaaaccaccccctataccctacatagtgcactcaatagtgtggacaccattttgaaatagtgtccgaattgttagtgatcatcgctgtaccctatgtagtgcactcaatgtatcccacaatgcactgcgaaaagtagtgtacaagcgagcaccctaacacGGAAACTGTATCCCATCAgactttacggtatcacgtgatatcgacgggatacattttttaaacgtaatttctactgtgcggtttgatatatgaaatttttggaaataagatttttttttcagtaggggtccaatatgatcatcttaaaatattacaacataaatgtgtaaaaaaaaaaaaaaaaaaaaaatcaatcaatcaatcttcacttcCTCACCAGGCAatagaatctcagtaaaagaatatttacaaagatgaaaagtagctctggatcaaTTTTTTgttgaaaaattgctttatgttttcactacagcggaatatgacttgagaatgtaccatcacgacttggcttgaaaatgccaagggacactaattattttaggtaataaataattattattgtattattattattattattgacattaatatttcattgtattatataaagttaattatagtgtaaaatattgcattttcataaaatgaccgctgaatgtatttccgatgggttaaaataattaaatggacctggccacttttcccggcgaccggttcgtaaccatgacgtcactttacgtgcgccgtaaatgacgccgttgtccgaatactaactttaaattgagtgcgctacgtagtccactcaatccatgtcccccatgtagtgagtagtgactatggaacgagtgtgtggtttcggaaacagcctttgtgtttgtgttgtgcgtAAGTGTAATATTGCCTGTGTCATTCTGCGCGGGCTCACTGTCCACGTCGTGTGCGCGCGGCGCTGCGCTTACGGGCGGGTCGGCTGGCCGATGAGCCTCCGCACCATTCGGGCACGACCACATGGCCCTCCCCCCCACAACCGAAACATTTCAGGGAGTCAGTGGTGACAAAGACGGTGTAGTCAAACTGGTCCAACCTGAAGCGAAGAGTCAGCTTGAGCTCTTCCTTATTGTTATTAAGGACCATGGATACCTGTCGTCTAAAGGACACGACATGTCTCAGCAGCGGGGACTTAGAGCCGAGAGGAATTAACCTCATCGGGGACACCACGCATCCGTGTCGGCTGAGCTCCCGCAGCAACATGACGTTCTTAAGGAACGGAGGGACGTTTGATACAATCACCTCGCACTCCTCCACGGACACACCGGTCGGTGGGGAGAGTTTTACGGCGTGTCCGCGGGTGG harbors:
- the LOC130517711 gene encoding microtubule nucleation factor SSNA1-like, which gives rise to MSQQAAALQTFNSELIKVLDDLHSKREGLNRNIRQDEEEKERLQQDSQVLSDKLRRVSENLSQRLAARAAFDRTIAETEAAYNTILERAQSLLCVLKKETDNLSRATEPRRNLH
- the LOC130517721 gene encoding microtubule nucleation factor SSNA1-like; translated protein: MTHQAAALQNYNDEIIKVLDDLYSRREDLNRHIRQDEEDERLQQDSQVLSGKMRRTNESMSQKLAARAAIDRTIAETEAAYDMILQRSQSLLCVVKKEVDSLSRATKLEKPASMTTITP
- the LOC130517722 gene encoding microtubule nucleation factor SSNA1-like, whose translation is MTHQAAALQTYNNELIKVLDDLHSRREDLNRHIRQDEEEKEQLQHDIQVLTDKLSRVSENLSQRLAARAAFDRTIAETEAAYNMILESSQSLLCLLKKEAENLNKATDPRRKVH